A genome region from Pseudomonas anguilliseptica includes the following:
- a CDS encoding tRNA (adenine(22)-N(1))-methyltransferase gives MNEQTLSMRLERVAAHVPAGARLADIGSDHAYLPVALMRRGAIEAAVAGEVALTPFHAAERSVRESDLGQRISVRLADGLAAIEAGDAITAISICGMGGERIRDILDSGKARLSGQERLILQPNGGEQPLRQWLMESGYRILCEEVLRENRFAYEIIVAERSGPVTYSAEELYFGPLQMQARSPAFLAKWQRLLRLKQQTLAYFAQARQEVPEKKVQKVAQQTQWITELLA, from the coding sequence TTGAACGAGCAGACATTGTCTATGCGCCTGGAGCGTGTGGCGGCGCATGTGCCGGCAGGGGCGCGCCTGGCTGATATTGGCTCGGATCACGCCTATCTGCCGGTGGCGTTGATGCGCCGTGGTGCTATCGAGGCTGCAGTGGCGGGGGAGGTGGCGTTGACGCCGTTCCACGCGGCTGAACGTAGCGTGCGTGAAAGCGACCTGGGCCAACGCATCAGTGTGCGTCTGGCCGATGGTTTGGCGGCGATTGAGGCGGGCGATGCCATCACGGCGATCAGCATCTGCGGGATGGGCGGCGAGCGGATTCGCGACATCCTCGACAGCGGTAAGGCGCGCCTGAGTGGTCAGGAGCGTTTGATTCTGCAGCCCAACGGCGGCGAGCAGCCGCTGCGGCAATGGCTGATGGAAAGTGGCTACCGCATCCTCTGTGAGGAAGTGCTGCGGGAGAATCGCTTTGCCTACGAAATTATCGTGGCCGAACGTTCTGGACCTGTGACCTATAGCGCCGAGGAGTTGTACTTTGGCCCGCTGCAGATGCAGGCGCGCAGCCCGGCGTTCCTGGCCAAGTGGCAACGCCTGCTGCGCCTGAAGCAGCAGACCCTGGCCTACTTCGCTCAGGCGCGGCAAGAGGTGCCAGAGAAGAAGGTGCAGAAGGTCGCGCAACAGACGCAGTGGATTACTGAGCTGCTGGCGTAA
- a CDS encoding NmrA family NAD(P)-binding protein — MLYSACPAVPAPQPLMLSCAPASLCASWCATWAERGAEVAVADLTDLAAMTQALSQVQGAYVVSPQHYSREDLFERAELIAEITARAAIAADVPRLVALSSVGADRESGTGWIRMNRMFEQRLTDAGVSTVFLRAAYFMENWMPMVGQAMRSGTLPTFLAPPQRLLPMVATVDVGSAAAALLQEKRTGTCAVTLAGPKDYAPNDVAAIVSATLEKPVDVAVLPETEWPEALADAHFSKAALAGFTEMTRGLNCSHIDIKSDPRAVEWVGTTPLERVIGELVQRQQ; from the coding sequence ATGCTGTATTCGGCGTGTCCGGCCGTACCGGCGCCGCAACCGCTGATGCTCTCTTGCGCTCCGGCCAGCCTGTGCGCGTCGTGGTGCGCGACTTGGGCCGAACGTGGCGCAGAAGTTGCCGTGGCCGACCTGACTGATCTGGCCGCAATGACCCAGGCACTCAGTCAGGTCCAAGGCGCCTATGTCGTCAGCCCGCAACACTACAGCCGTGAAGACCTGTTCGAGAGAGCAGAGTTGATTGCCGAGATCACGGCGCGCGCCGCAATTGCGGCGGACGTGCCCAGACTTGTGGCCCTTTCCTCGGTGGGTGCCGACCGTGAAAGCGGAACAGGGTGGATCAGGATGAACCGCATGTTCGAGCAGCGTTTGACCGATGCCGGAGTGTCCACCGTCTTCCTGCGCGCGGCCTATTTCATGGAGAACTGGATGCCGATGGTCGGGCAGGCCATGCGCAGCGGCACTCTGCCGACGTTTCTGGCACCACCGCAGCGTCTTCTCCCGATGGTGGCGACTGTGGATGTCGGTAGTGCTGCAGCTGCTTTGCTGCAAGAAAAAAGGACGGGGACCTGCGCCGTCACTCTCGCGGGGCCCAAAGACTATGCCCCGAACGATGTCGCTGCCATTGTTTCAGCCACGCTCGAGAAGCCTGTCGACGTTGCAGTTCTGCCGGAAACTGAGTGGCCAGAAGCGCTGGCGGATGCCCATTTCTCAAAGGCCGCCCTTGCTGGATTCACCGAAATGACCCGTGGCCTCAATTGCTCGCATATCGACATCAAGAGCGATCCCCGCGCGGTCGAATGGGTAGGAACAACTCCGCTCGAACGAGTTATCGGCGAACTGGTACAGCGTCAGCAATAA
- a CDS encoding amidase: MIEVTELSIAELRAALEAGQTTAVELVQAYLARIDAYDAASTPTRLNAVVVRNPDALKEAQAADERRARGATLGPLDGIPYTAKDSYLVKGLTAASGSPAFKDLVAYRDAFTVERLRGAGAICLGKTNMPPMANGGMQRGVYGRAESPYNAAYLTAPFASGSSNGAGTATAASFAAFGLAEETWSSGRGPASNNGLCAYTPSRGVISVRGNWPLTPTMDVVVPYARTMADLLEILDIVVADDPDNRGDLWRLQPWVAIPKASDIRPAAYADLAAKADALAGKRFGVPRMFINQDDAAGTSENPGIDGPTGQRIHTRASVIDLWEAARKALEAAGAEVIEVDFPLVSNCEGDRPGAPTVYNRGIVTPEFLHDELWELSGWAFDDFLRANGDPKLNTLADVDGPQIFPHDPGTLPNREGDLAAGMDEYVNMAKRGLKNWDQIETLPDGLRGLEHTRKLDLEDWMDNLGLDAVLFPTVADVGPADADVNPASADIAWSNGVWVANGNLAIRHLGVPTVTVPMGVMADIGMPAGLTFAGRAYDDSALLRFAAAFESTGSKRLVPPRTPPLSRG, translated from the coding sequence ATGATCGAGGTAACCGAGCTTTCCATTGCCGAACTGCGCGCCGCGCTCGAAGCCGGCCAGACCACGGCGGTCGAACTGGTACAGGCCTACCTCGCCCGCATCGATGCCTACGACGCTGCCAGCACGCCGACCCGACTCAATGCCGTGGTGGTGCGCAACCCCGACGCGCTCAAGGAAGCTCAGGCTGCCGATGAACGCCGCGCCCGTGGTGCAACACTTGGTCCGCTGGACGGCATTCCCTACACCGCCAAGGACAGCTACCTGGTCAAGGGCCTGACCGCCGCCTCCGGCAGCCCGGCCTTCAAGGACCTGGTCGCCTATCGCGATGCCTTTACCGTCGAGCGTCTGCGCGGCGCCGGAGCCATCTGCCTGGGTAAAACCAATATGCCGCCCATGGCCAACGGCGGCATGCAGCGCGGCGTCTATGGCCGCGCGGAAAGCCCGTACAACGCGGCCTACCTTACTGCGCCCTTCGCCTCGGGCTCATCCAACGGCGCCGGCACGGCCACTGCCGCCAGCTTTGCCGCTTTTGGCCTGGCCGAAGAAACCTGGTCCAGCGGTCGCGGCCCGGCCTCGAACAATGGCCTGTGCGCCTACACGCCGTCACGCGGGGTGATCTCGGTGCGCGGCAACTGGCCGCTGACACCGACCATGGACGTGGTCGTGCCCTATGCCCGGACCATGGCCGACCTACTCGAAATACTCGACATCGTGGTCGCCGACGACCCGGACAACCGTGGCGACCTCTGGCGCCTGCAGCCCTGGGTAGCGATCCCGAAAGCCTCCGATATACGTCCAGCCGCCTATGCCGACCTGGCCGCCAAGGCCGATGCCCTGGCCGGCAAACGCTTTGGCGTGCCGCGTATGTTTATCAACCAGGATGACGCCGCCGGCACCAGCGAAAACCCAGGCATCGACGGCCCGACCGGCCAGCGTATCCACACCCGCGCCTCGGTGATCGACCTGTGGGAAGCCGCACGCAAGGCGCTGGAAGCCGCTGGCGCCGAAGTCATCGAAGTCGACTTCCCGCTGGTGTCCAACTGCGAAGGCGACCGCCCAGGCGCGCCGACCGTTTACAACCGTGGCATCGTCACCCCAGAGTTTTTGCATGACGAGCTGTGGGAGCTGAGCGGCTGGGCCTTTGACGACTTCCTGCGCGCCAACGGCGATCCGAAGCTGAACACACTGGCCGACGTCGACGGCCCGCAGATTTTCCCCCACGACCCCGGCACCCTGCCCAATCGCGAAGGCGACCTGGCCGCCGGCATGGACGAATACGTCAATATGGCCAAGCGCGGCCTGAAGAACTGGGACCAGATCGAAACCCTGCCCGATGGCCTGCGTGGCCTGGAACACACCCGCAAGCTCGACCTGGAAGACTGGATGGACAACCTCGGCCTCGACGCCGTGCTGTTCCCCACCGTCGCCGACGTCGGCCCGGCGGATGCCGACGTCAATCCCGCGTCTGCGGATATCGCCTGGAGCAACGGCGTGTGGGTGGCCAACGGCAACCTGGCGATCCGTCATCTGGGCGTGCCCACCGTCACCGTGCCGATGGGCGTGATGGCCGATATCGGCATGCCCGCCGGTCTGACCTTCGCCGGCCGCGCCTATGACGACTCCGCCCTGCTGCGCTTTGCCGCCGCCTTCGAGTCCACCGGTTCGAAGCGCCTGGTGCCGCCGCGTACGCCGCCGCTGTCGCGCGGTTAA
- a CDS encoding LysR family transcriptional regulator, with product MRQVDLSRVDLNLLKLFEALVRERSVTQAGLRLGLSQPAASRALGRLRTMLGDRLVVRGKLGLELTPRGEMLAAPVAKLLDDARGIVSPAVFDPASATGRITIAAHDHLSLTVLAGLIARFERHAPALSLHIAQPVGDNVRLVEQGDVDLALGIFETLPGSLHRRRLYADSLVCVVRSDHPYVTDGLSLERYVTLRHITVTISGVGESAVEVALSTLGLTRQVALRVPHFLAGAMLVADSDMILTLPSRLARLLAKRLPLALLDLPLKVAPLSPAMIWNERFHGDPAHVWVRQQLVDVVASFNTAG from the coding sequence ATGCGTCAAGTGGATTTATCTAGGGTCGACCTCAATCTGTTAAAGCTGTTCGAAGCACTCGTTCGGGAGCGAAGTGTTACGCAGGCGGGCCTCCGCCTGGGCTTGAGCCAACCGGCCGCCAGCCGCGCTCTGGGGCGATTGCGCACGATGCTGGGTGATCGCCTGGTGGTTCGCGGCAAGCTCGGGCTGGAACTGACGCCACGCGGCGAAATGCTGGCAGCTCCAGTGGCTAAACTGCTGGACGATGCCAGAGGCATCGTCTCGCCTGCCGTCTTCGACCCTGCCTCTGCAACGGGTCGAATCACGATTGCCGCGCACGACCATCTGAGCCTGACGGTCCTTGCTGGTTTAATCGCCCGTTTCGAGCGCCATGCGCCGGCGCTAAGTCTCCATATCGCGCAACCTGTTGGGGATAACGTGCGGCTTGTCGAACAGGGGGACGTAGATCTAGCACTGGGTATTTTCGAGACACTACCCGGCAGTCTCCATCGACGCCGCCTTTACGCTGATAGCTTGGTGTGCGTAGTGAGGTCCGATCACCCCTATGTAACAGACGGACTCAGCCTGGAGCGTTATGTGACCTTGCGCCACATCACCGTGACCATTTCCGGAGTGGGAGAGAGCGCGGTCGAAGTCGCGCTCTCGACGCTGGGGCTCACTCGCCAAGTCGCGCTGCGAGTTCCCCACTTTCTTGCTGGTGCGATGCTGGTGGCGGACAGCGACATGATTCTCACGTTGCCCAGCCGTTTGGCGCGCCTGCTTGCGAAAAGGCTCCCACTTGCGCTCCTAGATCTGCCGCTAAAGGTTGCGCCCCTGTCACCAGCCATGATCTGGAATGAACGCTTTCACGGCGACCCCGCCCATGTTTGGGTCAGGCAACAGCTTGTCGACGTCGTCGCATCGTTCAATACGGCCGGATAA